The genomic region AGCCCTGCAGCCGGCGGCTTATGTCCCCATCGATATTTCCCGTGAGCACCTTTATCAATCGGCGAGGACATTGGCGGCCGATTTTCCGGAGGTGGCGATCCATGCCGTTTGCGCCGATTATAGCCACCCCCTCGAACTTCCGGAATCCTTGGCCGGAATGTCCCGGGTGGGCTTTTTCCCGGGCTCCAGCATCGGCAATTTCGAACCCCGAGAGGCGGAGAAATTTCTCGCCCATATGGCGACTCTGCTGGGCGTCGGCAGCGGATTGCTGATCGGCGTCGACTTGAAGAAAGATTCCGCCATTTTGGAGGCCGCCTACAACGATCGCCGGGAGATCACCGCCGCCTTCAACCTGAATCTATTAAAGCGCATCAACCGGGAGCTCGATGCCGATTTCAATCTGGCGGGATTTACCCATCATGCCTTCTATAACCGGGCACCGGGGCGGGTGGAGATGCACCTCATCAGCCGCAAGGAACAGACCGTCCACCTTGACGGACAAAGCTTTCATTTTCAGGACGGGGGCAGCATCCACACCGAGAATTCTTATAAATACACCATTGAAGAGTTCCAGCGCCTGGCTCATGCGGCCGGATTTCACTCGGAACGGGTTTGGACGGACGACGACGAGCTCTTCAGCGTGCATTACCTGAGCCTCAACGGCTAGCCGAAGACGCCACCGGCCAATCGGCTCAATCGACCATCGCCGGAAAAAGCGCATCCCACCGTTCCCGCAATTCGGCATGAGCCAAGGGGGGTTCAATCACAGCCAGGCGGCCGGAGGCTTCCTCACGCAGCAGATTCATATCGCGCAGCTTGCGCAAACCGTCCGCCACGTCGAAATTCATCTTAACGCCGAACTTCTCATCCATGAAGCTTTCAATCGCTCGATCCAGCTCCGCTTCGGTCATCCCGCCTTGCGCCCAAAGCAGTCCATAGGCCAGTAGGACTTCTTTCGCTTCCTCGGAGCTGGCGGCTTCTATCAACCAGGACAGCGCGCCCATATTGTTGTCCAGATTGTAGAAATACAGGCTTTTGGACAACTTCGCCATGTACTGGGTACGCTGGCTGAATACCTTGGCCACTTCTCTCCAAATAATCGCACCCAGCGCGCCGAGGGCGGTGACGATCCTCATCGGACTGGCCGCCACGGCCATTCGCCCCATGGCGCTCATGACGCCGCCGATCACCCCACCCCCGCCGGTAACCGCCAGCTTGATCTTGTCGAGCATGCGCAACCGGATCTGGGTATTGGGAAAGATGGTTTCCAGATCAGAATGGGGGATTTCCTTGAACAGCTTGATGAAAATATCCTGCTCAACCAATCGCCCGCTCCAGGGCTTCAGCTTCAAAAGCACGAACAGCCGCTGGTAAACGGGGATGGTGAAGGTCTCCTCCTGCAAATACAGGCTGCGCCAATCCCGCCGCTTTACGGTGTATGCGGCGCTGCCGCAATAATAAATCAGGATCTCTTCGAATTCCTCCAGATCCACACTGACTTCCACGCCCCGGGGTGAAATCTTGTTCAACGCTTGATGCAAGGTTTCCTGATCCAAAGGCTGGAAATTGGCCTGTTGCA from Methylohalobius crimeensis 10Ki harbors:
- the egtD gene encoding L-histidine N(alpha)-methyltransferase, whose protein sequence is MSTHSPLQVGRPVLYDHHPAPASFLEDVLRGLSIQPRAIPPKYFYDQAGSQLFEAICELPEYYLTRTEIGLFKRFGHEMAQCLGKGRVLVEFGSGSSTKIRLLLQALQPAAYVPIDISREHLYQSARTLAADFPEVAIHAVCADYSHPLELPESLAGMSRVGFFPGSSIGNFEPREAEKFLAHMATLLGVGSGLLIGVDLKKDSAILEAAYNDRREITAAFNLNLLKRINRELDADFNLAGFTHHAFYNRAPGRVEMHLISRKEQTVHLDGQSFHFQDGGSIHTENSYKYTIEEFQRLAHAAGFHSERVWTDDDELFSVHYLSLNG
- a CDS encoding DUF3754 domain-containing protein; the encoded protein is MSATPSSAEMSNKEHFLPVPLAILTDSLAEHLGDVSGKADFQRFAEGLVLYYDALFSQRLELLKHLYYPFNPDWDTLSLPAVDAGSLARDRKTLMGEIKQLLQQANFQPLDQETLHQALNKISPRGVEVSVDLEEFEEILIYYCGSAAYTVKRRDWRSLYLQEETFTIPVYQRLFVLLKLKPWSGRLVEQDIFIKLFKEIPHSDLETIFPNTQIRLRMLDKIKLAVTGGGGVIGGVMSAMGRMAVAASPMRIVTALGALGAIIWREVAKVFSQRTQYMAKLSKSLYFYNLDNNMGALSWLIEAASSEEAKEVLLAYGLLWAQGGMTEAELDRAIESFMDEKFGVKMNFDVADGLRKLRDMNLLREEASGRLAVIEPPLAHAELRERWDALFPAMVD